One part of the Rutidosis leptorrhynchoides isolate AG116_Rl617_1_P2 chromosome 1, CSIRO_AGI_Rlap_v1, whole genome shotgun sequence genome encodes these proteins:
- the LOC139902867 gene encoding uncharacterized mitochondrial protein AtMg00860-like yields the protein MKLKPTKCGFGEEEGNFLGQIVTPRGIKANPKKIEAIEKMPSPKTKKQVQSLNGKLAALTRFLSKAAERSLPFFHTLKECAKKSDFKWTEEAEKAFQEMKALLKDLPTLTTPIAGETLTLYLAVSKEAVSSVPVAERGVTTRQNCY from the coding sequence ATGAAGCTCAAACCCACTAAGTGTGGCTTTGGAGAAGAAGAGGGAAACTTCTTAGGGCAAATCGTGACTCCACGTGGAATCAAAGCGAACCCAAAGAAAATAGAAGCAATTGAGAAAATGCCCTCTCCTAAAACAAAAAAGCAAGTCCAAAGCCTCAATGGGAAATTGGCTGCATTAACGCGATTCCTGTCTAAGGCCGCCGAAAGATCGCTCCCGTTCTTTCACACCTTGAAAGAATGCGCTAAAAAGTCAGATTTCAAATGGACTGAGGAGGCAGAAAAAGCATTCCAAGAGATGAAGGCGCTCCTAAAAGATCTCCCGACGTTAACAACACCGATAGCAGGTGAAACTCTAACACTCTACCTTGCGGTGTCTAAAGAAGCTGTTAGTTCCGTCCCTGTAGCTGAACGAGGTGTAACGACTCGTCAAAATTGCTATTGA